AAGAGACTTAGAATGCCTTAGCTTAAAACCCtctcaaaacacacacacatgttGCTCACTAGCTACTGTAACTTATTGCAGCAAAGAATATGGAACCAGAACTGGTCAGAACAGAGAGATATAGAGGATGGAGAAGCGAAAGGTAGCAAAGAACAAACCGTTGGTTTCAGCGTCAAGAACGCAGTCTTGTTTCCACCTGAAGTGGAAAAAGGAAGGTGGCCAGAAAATTACTCTCTCTCGGATCACGCGAGGCTAACCGTTGTGTTTTCTCCCATAAGAATGCCTTGCTCTCAACTGGTTTCATGACAAAAGCATTAAACAATAAACCTTTACCTTCTTCCATTTTATGGATGATTTCTAGTGTATCCTTTAGAGAGCAGaatcaaaagaaagaaagaaaggacACGACACACAATGGTATTCTACATTATACACTGTAcagacatgtttttttttttttttgaaaaaaggcttAAGTGTACAGACATGTTAACAAAAATTTGGAAGCTTTCATGTAAAAAGAAATGTTGTAGTAGAGAGATTTATGAAGCAAGCAGCTTTGcgactctttttcttttcctttttttttccccTTTTCGAAATTAATTTTCGACTCTATTTTTTCATACCTCTATAGAGATTGTTAGCATTAGTGCATTCTGATTAATGTACACATTTTGACTGACTGGGAGATGTGTAAGTAATtcatattcaaaattataaaagaataataaagttttcggTACTGGACACTGATCCGATAAAACGCCTAAGTTGgcagaaacagaatcaacactTTGAGCTGAGACACATATATTGAACATACAGAAGACAACACCACATGTAGAGGTTGCGATCCTACCGTCAATTCTAGGACGATGGTGTTTTACATATGGTTTTTGGAAAGATAATGATATATTCTCTGGACAAAGTTGATTCAgtacttttgaaaattttttgaaaattttgattgtCTGATGGGAGCAAAAAATGTCAGGGCTAGTCTCTCCCCTCTTCTTGCGGAAGTGGAAGTTACTTTGGACAATGAAGCGTACGAGGAACTTACTttagtttcaggttacgtttgcaacacaCTGGATTGttttcaattggtgaagattgttggacccaatttcggtCAAAACGTTAATGGGCCGCGATCAAAGTTATGGGCTTTAAGGAACTGAAGCCCATAGCAGGAAATCGAGCTCGAAAGCGAAGGAGTCGAGGTCCCGGAGATCGCGGAGTAGTACCGGAGATCGCGGAGTAGTCCCAGAGATCGCGGAGTAGTCCCGGAGATCGCGGAGCAGTTACGCAGATTACAAAGTTGACTTACtataaagaaaggagaagagacatgaagaaggacacgttgaaaaccctagagagagctacacactAACATCGACCTTGTTTCCTCCCGATCTTAGACTCTTTTCTTTACGGTTCTTGTTTGTATCACTCGATCTAGTTCAACTCATCgtattcgatcttattcatcaataaagtccatttttaCCTACTGGAAACTGTTTAACATCgctgtgttctaaagatatcgttgcctacatcatttatcttccctagatcaaactccgatcactatcaaatacttagtgtagattttaggttctacattTTCGCGCCAACTGTGGGGAAAATAAACGAAAAACATCTTTGCTAAGAAACCGATCTAAGTTTCCTAAGCGCGACTATGGATCCCAACCAAACCGCCGGAACCACACCCTCAAGAGTCAACGACATCGATCCAATCGGATCTGACTCGGGGACCGAAGTGACACCAACTGGGTTAACGCACTACATGAAATATAGGTATTAATAGCATAAGATTATAGCGTTCATGACAGTTCTGCTATTGTATACTaacacttatattttttatagcgTTTGTCAATTCAAAACGCTATATTTGTTATCgcgggaaaataaaatattttagccGCGTTAATTTGCTAAGTATAAACCTATTAGCATTGGAGATCCAAAATTAAACGCTATTGTAAATGTAAAATATctcaaatttttgtaaaaatactTAAAGTTAATATTCTTTGATCAGACTTGATACATACCCGTCGATCTTcttcactttttattttttgaaatcttttttcaCTGTTTCTGAAACCCTATTTTTCTTCAttgtttctcaaaaaaaaaaaaaaattttaaaagcaaTCGGTTCAGACCAGAAGAACGCTCGCTCGCTAGCCTTTTACTATTTCTGTAAATCAAAATCCTTTTCGCAAGCTATTCTGTGGTACTGTTCTTAGGTTtcgaaatcatttttttcttctggcGTTTTCATCGCGCTGGAGGTTTTGGAGTCAGCTCCTCACCGTCTCCAATCGTCGTCTGCTATCCTTCGCCGTCGCAGTCAGCTCCTCACCGTCTCGGAGCTTCACCGTGACCAAGCCTCTTCGTCTTGCTCTGCCGTCATCGTTGGGCTCCAGATCCGGCGAAGAGAAAGCTTCGATCCTCTCCAATGGTGGAGTGTTACGTAGTTGCAAGACAGGTCCCTGAACTTTTGCTTTTGATTTCTGATCTTTGTTTCCAGAGCAGCCCGAGTTTGAAGATGGTTTTAACGAGAATGCAGAAGGTAATTTGTAAATTACTTTGGCGAGTTATCTAAATTTTGTCTTTGCTGTTGTCACTCATAGTTgcttgttgaattttttttatgaagctTCAAGATCTAGCACCAACCATGCTGGAGCTCTGGAATTTGATGGATACACCCATAGAAGATCAGCAAGAGTATCAGCAGATTACCTGCAATATAGCTGCATCAGAACATGAAATAACTCAAGCCAATAGTCTCTCTGAAGACTTCATCCAATACGTAAGctcttgagaatttttcattgTTACACTGTTGTATAACAACTCTATAATCAAGCTGATAAgttattggattttttttttatgttatgtcTGCAAACCTTAACGTGAGTTCCATTTCCATACACAGGTTGAGGCAGAAGTTGTCCGATTGGACGAAGTAGAGAACTTTTTATGAAGAAGAGATCAGAGCTAGAGGAGATATGTAGGAAAACCCACATGTTACCAGTTTCAGATAGTGCTATGGATCAGACTATAGTAGCCATAGAATCTGGTATTGCGGACACCACATTGGTCCTGGAGCATCTTGAGCCACATATATCTAAGGTCAAAGAGGAAGCTTCAAGTAGGAAAGAGATACTTGCTCAAGAAGAGATCTTGAGCAACATATTGTGGACGCCACAGTCTCTGGCTTATGATCGAAGAGGCAGAGGAAAAGACTATGTGAGGTATCTTACTTGAATCCACAACTCAATCAAAACCTCAAGGAGGTGAAGTCGTGGCTGTGGGTGAAGGAAGATGATAATCTAGGCTTAGCAAAGTGTCTTGAGGTAGAGGAAGCTATAAGGTATTCCGTGCGATGGCTCTATATGGGTCTGAGCCTAATGCGTATACCTATAGTTAATTCTATATGGAAACAGCAACGCTGAGCCTGTGGCTGAAGCTTGTGCCCAGCTGACTCAAGAGTTCTTTAAGGGTGATACTCTCTGCCGCTTGATCACTTCACTtcattatttgaacttggaggTAATTTCAGATTCAGACAAAGCAATGCTGCAGGAGATTCATGTTAGTAGTAGTGTGGTTTGATTgctttttgttctttcttttgaGTTGTGGTGGGTAATGATAAAGATGTTTCCTTTTTCTTGCAGTGTAACGGTAGGGTGGGTGAGAACTTGAAGGAGGAGCTTGAGAACTTTAGTGTGCAGTTAGGGGAGCTGAGAAGGAATAAAGCTGAGAATGAATCGGTTTAAGGAAGTTATTGATCAGTTGTTGAGCTTGTCGTTTCAGTTTGGAGATTTTACGGATTATCTGAAGTGGTTTGGTGCAGAAGAGACTGATCTTTCGCTTCACAAGTTGGAGGAAATGCGTAGGCAATTGGCAATAAAGGATGAGCTTGATGGTGGTGAGGAGAAGAGCTTGATGCTTTTAGTTCATTTTTGATATATAGAGTTTTAATTCATGTTCTCATGTATTGACtttgtgtgttttaaatttGGAGTTTAACTCCATGTACCCCATACCCTTCACAAAAATTCCCCTTTGAccttttattataatatattatatttttcatttatttttaaatagaaaaagtgGTTAATTACGGTTGTATAATAGAGATATAAGGTATTTACAGGATCCAACCACGAAGATCCGACCCAGACCAAGCAAACCGGACAGATCCGACCCAGGTAGACCTAAACGTCATCGTTTTTGTGTATCTTCAACTCTCCTTATTTTTTTCAACTCTGGAAAACTACTCCATTTCTTTCGCGATAGAAAGGAGCCTTCAACGGCGACAGACCCTAAAATCCCCGACTCCTCCATTTTcttcgtttcttcttctttctctgtgATAATCGAGTTCGCCCATCTCCGAATTGACTTCATGCGTATTTGTAAGTGATTTATTGTGGTTGATTCTCTGTGATATGTATTTtaggttaaattttttttgggaaattgGGAAAAAATTATCAATAGACGAAACTAAAGTATTGTGCTAGTTTGTGGTATGAAATTGGGAGAGACATGGTGAAATTGTGTGATTTATGTTATGAATATGTTATGATAGAAACTATTTTGGGGATTGATTTTAGACTCCTATTTTAGATGAAATTGTGcgattttcatatgtttttctACTGAATAAGTTGAATTGGTAAGATGCTTGTTAAATCCGAGACTATAAATTAgggataaaatatatatgaatcgGATATGTTTGGTTTTAATGGGAGTTAATTGATGTTGTGTTGTTGTTTGCGGTTTGCATTTAGAGTGATTTAGTGTTGTAATGTTTTGTACAGGAAAGTTATGAAGGGAAATAAAAAGGTGGCAAAGAATAAGGGAGTCCCCAATGAAAGGCGTCGTCTATCTCTTAGGCCGAGAACGACCCCAATTGCAAAAACACCAGTAATTCCTGAGGGGAGTAAGAAGAGTAAGAATAGTAAGAAGAGTACGCAAGAGAGAGAACCGAGTCACGTATCACTCTCAGTCACAGATGAGTCCGAAAGGGAGGGGTCTGAAAGTGaggtatatattttgtattcattGTAACTGTTAGTGAAAAATGCCACTTGTAATTAGTAGTACTGCTAGACTTCTTGTATTACTAGCATTACTAGACTTCTTGTATTACTAGCATTACTAGCATTACTAACATTACTAGCATTACtaacatgtatatatgtattttcaGAGGAGTAAGAAGAGTACGCCAGAGAGAGAACCGAGTTACCAATCGCGCTCAATCTCAGATGAATCCGAAAGGGAGGGGTCCGAAAGTGAGgtatatattttgtatcattGTTACTGTTAGTGAGAAATGATGACTTGTAATTAGTAGTACTAATAGACTTCTTGTATTACTAGCATTACTAAGTACTAGCATTACTAAGACTTCTTGTACGTATTTTCATTGCAGGAGGAAATGCAACCACCGCAACCCCTTGAGTTATACTTTAAAAGCAGTGAGTTCACGAAGATTTGCAAGATACAAACCAAGTGCTATGTGAGCGCGACAGTAAAAGTCATCAAGGAGACGCTTAAGAAGGATCAGGCCGAATGGTTCACGAGCCATTCCCAGTTTCGACATTCCTTTCACATGCCAGAGGAACCAAACCTGAAGCTCCAAGGGATGTGGATGTTACTCCTGCACACCATTTGTACTCCAGAAGATGATGTTGCATGGTTTGCGGTTAATGGTGTACCCATCCGCTATTCTATGAGGGAGCACGCCCTCATCTCTGGCTTAGACTGCACTGAGTATCCGAGAAAATATAAGAAGATCGGGGGTCATGAGTTCGTGAATTACTACTTCCATGACATAGAGAAGATCACCATCACTGATGTGAAGCAGAAGCTGTTGTCTATGCCGGATTGTCCAGATAAATTGAAGATGGCTGTCTTGTTTTTCCTTGGTACTATTATCAGAGGAAAGCCAAGGTATGAGGGAAATTTAGACTCCTTCATATTGAGGATGGTGGATGATTTGGATGCTTGCAAAACATTTCCCTGGAGTCGTCTAACATTTGAAGATTCAATAAGGGAGATTAAGCGTGTGATGAACCATTTAAAGGGAGAAGTGACAAAAGATGCAGTCTCCTTTCCTGGTTTCATAGTCCCCTTAGAGGTAAGcatataatttagtaaaagttttagttgttaaataattgaaaatctGACATGTATGTGACACTGGATTCTATAGGTTCTGGCTTTTGAGTGTATTCCTGCTCTGGGGAAAGAGTTTAGAATCTATCAAAAGAATCCTTGTGCGGACTGTCCAAGGATGTGCAAGAGCCGGTTTACAAAGACCAGTGTGAGGGGCTATCCTTTGGAAGACATATACCGAGCGCTTGGAGACAAAAAGGTACATGTTTACAGTTATAGTAGAAGCTAGTAgaacataaaatttaattagtgttatttttttttccagactATTCACAGTGTGTTGGAACCAAATATTGGTGAGGAAATGTTGTTGGCTCGTATCATTGACTTGGAACGAGAGTATGACCGTCAGGGCAGCCCAAGCGAGACTTGGAACCACTGGTTAACTGTGAAGCAGAAGAGTATTTGGTGGGAAGAGCTGTATGATTTAGATCAAGCTGCACGAGTGTTTACAAAAAAGAAGGACAAAGAAAAGGTGACGTTAGCAGAAGCATCATCCTCTGATTCGAGCTTGCAAGGTCTGGAAGAGAGGCTTTTGGATTTCATGGGAGAAGCATTTGTTGGACTTAACTTTACGGTGGAGACAAAGCTGGAGGCTGTTGATTTGAGGCTGGGTGGAATTGAAATGAACCAGCGGCTGTTGAGATGCAGGGctaaacaaatagaaaaaaggCTAACATCTATCGAGAATAAGGTGAGTGAGAAGCCGAATCGTGGTGAAGACATGGATTTTGGACAGTGCGATGGTACGGATTTTGGACAGTGGGATGGGAAGGAAAAAGATGATgctgaggaagaagagaaggagaagagtggcaaagagaaggagaagagtggAGAGGTTGATAAAGATAAGGAAAACAGCGAGACTGATGAGGAAAATGGTAGTGAGCGAGAGTTGAACGAACTGAAGGAGAGATGTAGAGTACAGGCTGATGAACTATGGAAGGAAGTAGAGGCAGCTGAGGCTGAAGAGGATCAAGCAAATGACGAAAGGAAAGAGGCTGCAACCAATGAGGAAAGCATTGAGAATAATGAGGATGATGAGAAAGTGGAGGCATCTGAGTCTCCAAACAGTGAGCCTCGTTTTGAGTCTCCGATCAATGAGCCTCGGGTTGAGGCAGATAAAACTCCAACACCACCATCTGGTGGTAGGACTAAGGAAATGGCTGCGAGGAGAGTAGTTCATTCACCACCAAATACGTGGCCAGTAGTGGTGGAAGCCAAGGAAAAAGCTATTGAGAAAGCTGTGGAGTTAGAGAAAAAAACTAGTGAGGAAGTTGTGGAGGCAGAGGAAAAAACTAGTGAGAAAGCTGTGGAGGCAGAGGAAAAAACTAGTGAGACAGTTGTGGAGGCAGAGGAAAAAACTAGTGAGAAAGCTGTGGAGGCAGAGGAAAAAACTAGTGAGAAAGTTGTGGAAAGGATGGATGGGACCAAGGAAGCTACGAGGCCTAGGATCAGACATAGATGCAAGGAGAAGATAATGACGTCTGGCAAACCGACTCCTAAGAGGAGGGGCAGACCAAGGAGGAGTATTGCTGATGCTGCACCAAAGAAGAGTGATTGCACACCACATGCATCTAAGGGAAGAGGGAAGAGGAAGTGTGAACCATCACAGTGGGTGCAGACTCCtttcacgagggggaagaagcCTAAAACAAAGGCTTAGCCtaggagaagccttatgtatttAAG
This genomic stretch from Brassica napus cultivar Da-Ae chromosome C9, Da-Ae, whole genome shotgun sequence harbors:
- the LOC106364806 gene encoding cilia- and flagella-associated protein 251-like isoform X1, with translation MLLARIIDLEREYDRQGSPSETWNHWLTVKQKSIWWEELYDLDQAARVFTKKKDKEKVTLAEASSSDSSLQGLEERLLDFMGEAFVGLNFTVETKLEAVDLRLGGIEMNQRLLRCRAKQIEKRLTSIENKVSEKPNRGEDMDFGQCDGTDFGQWDGKEKDDAEEEEKEKSGKEKEKSGEVDKDKENSETDEENGSERELNELKERCRVQADELWKEVEAAEAEEDQANDERKEAATNEESIENNEDDEKVEASESPNSEPRFESPINEPRVEADKTPTPPSGGRTKEMAARRVVHSPPNTWPVVVEAKEKAIEKAVELEKKTSEEVVEAEEKTSEKAVEAEEKTSETVVEAEEKTSEKAVEAEEKTSEKVVERMDGTKEATRPRIRHRCKEKIMTSGKPTPKRRGRPRRSIADAAPKKSDCTPHASKGRGKRKCEPSQWVQTPFTRGKKPKTKA